Genomic segment of Kiritimatiellia bacterium:
ATTGGCCGCGGTGACCTCTGTGATCTGCGGCTGCCGGACGACCTGGCGGTGTCCACCCTCCATGCGCGGATCGAGCAGCACGGGGAGCGGTGGGTCATCCGCGATCTGGAGAGCGCGAACGGTACCGAGGTCAATGGCGAGCCGGTCACCGAACGGCCGTTGAACGATGGCGACCTGATCGCGGTCGGCGAGACCCGTTTCCGGTTCAGCGCGGAGACCGGTGCCGCGCCCGCGCGTCCGGTGGTGGTCGAGCCACCCGCCGCGCCACGATGGCAGCCGCCGCCTGCTGCGCCGGCCACCGAAGAGGAGGTGCGCCTGGTCTCCGAAATGAGCCGCCGCACCGCCGCGATTCGGGCCGAGGTCGCGAAAGTGATTGTGGGCCAGCAGCGGGTGCTGGAGGAGATCCTGATGGCGATGATCGCTCGGGGGCACGCGCTGCTGGTCGGCCTGCCCGGCATGGCGAAGACGCTGATGATCCGCACGATCGCCGACGTGCTCGACCTCAAGTTCAAGCGGATTCAGTTCACACCCGACCTGATGCCGACCGACATCACCGGCACCGACGTGCTCGACACCAACCGCGAGACCGGCGAGAAGGAGTTTCGCTTCGTCCCCGGGCCGGTGTTCTGCAACATCCTTCTTGCCGACGAAATCAATCGCACTCCGCCGAAGACACAGGCCGCCCTGCTCGAAGCGATGCAGGAGCATCGCGTGACGGTTGGCAACCGGACCTATCCGCTGGAGGAACCGTTCTTCGTTCTCGCCACGCAAAACCCAATCGAACAGGAGGGCACCTATCCGCTGCCCGAGGCGCAGCTGGACCGCTTCATGTTCAACATCTGGGTCGACTACCCCGCGGAGGAGGAAGAGGAGCAGATCGTCCGCACCACCACCATCGCCAGCGCCGTGCAGCCCGCGAAGGTGCTCGGACGGGACGAAGTGCTGAAGCTGCAGGAGGTCGTGCGCAAGGTGCCGGTCTCGGAGCATGTGGTGAAGTTCGCGGTGCGGCTCGTGCGGGCGACTCGTCCGACCTCCGATCGGGCGCCGGACTTCATCCGCCAATACGTCACCGTCGGTGCCGGCCCCCGCGCCTGCCAGTACCTGGTGCTGGCGGCAAAAGCGCGAGCGGTGTTGGAGGGCCGGATCCATGTAAGCTGCCGCGACGTGCGCGCCGCCGCGCTGCCGGTGTTGCGCCATCGCATCTTCACTAACTTCACCGCGGACAGCGAAGGCATCACCCCGATGAAACTGATTGAACGGCTCCTTCAGACCGTGCAGGAACCCTCCGAGGAAGACTATGCGCCCGTGGCCGCCCGCTCTTGAAATCTGTCTTGCTGCCGCGCTGTACCGCGCGGCGCTCGCTGCCCCCTGGACCTGGAAAGAGGAGCCGGGAAAGCTCGAGCTGTACGACATCGGAAGCGGCGCGGTGCTCTGGGGCTTTCACTACGGCGCCAGCGCGACCAAGCCGTTCCTTCATCCGTTGAGCGTCGGTGGCGGCTCGCCGTTGACGGCGCTTCGACCGCCGGACCACCCGTGGCACCT
This window contains:
- a CDS encoding MoxR family ATPase yields the protein MSRRTAAIRAEVAKVIVGQQRVLEEILMAMIARGHALLVGLPGMAKTLMIRTIADVLDLKFKRIQFTPDLMPTDITGTDVLDTNRETGEKEFRFVPGPVFCNILLADEINRTPPKTQAALLEAMQEHRVTVGNRTYPLEEPFFVLATQNPIEQEGTYPLPEAQLDRFMFNIWVDYPAEEEEEQIVRTTTIASAVQPAKVLGRDEVLKLQEVVRKVPVSEHVVKFAVRLVRATRPTSDRAPDFIRQYVTVGAGPRACQYLVLAAKARAVLEGRIHVSCRDVRAAALPVLRHRIFTNFTADSEGITPMKLIERLLQTVQEPSEEDYAPVAARS